One part of the Chloroflexi bacterium ADurb.Bin180 genome encodes these proteins:
- the dnaG_2 gene encoding DNA primase translates to MTAAEVKANVVLSDWVGQTVRLRGSSAGWKFGLCPFHDDHHPSFAVHDGEGRWRCWVCGISGDIFDWLQRTEGLTFGEALRRVCDAQGITYKVDRKEEQRREERRAVCETLQSAITYFETCLTDDHRAILRERYNLSDETISAFHLGFAHPGFTEAMAKVGLDKLALRRCGLLNANGRFTLEGRIIVPYFWHKQPVYLSGRRLFDDEADPRFKYLHLPLSDRDPDVSPFIRKVLFNVDRLPRAQKVYVVEGVFDAMALQQRAWLLGSRVAVVSPSGSRLGDQQAALLRSYAPKAEIVIVPDGDQAGLEGAMDTVATLFETAAFPLVWILPVGKDPASLGDAVLDLPPPVTPAHALLRLLGSPSPQEAEELFVTKAVPLLTRYPKTQQDEAIDVVAAGWGMHVQTLRNALRMHERAGVDGIDRSPAGSIILEFFEPLAYRQTECSTSIVLWSRRRETPVHVDLQSMRAAYGALAPHVGDLERILRERLPDVDAKDRHAGLVNAMYQMSRRLPRWEDMQVMRSGLHLASDGSLIIVGQDQILIKQPDAPWRAADGCVHGDKLMMRDFSERRPWFEFSVADANRPLVIPPEDAYELLLAALRKGWGWVAEDDAELWALNCFALTWSTLWDVMPWHHITAPASSGKSTLCEGFLGGRGLFSSMGGPFIVTAAAEEDPTEAAVRAKYSDTMRVLIMDEFEETEKNVQRLLRMMRTSRTGGGSIRGTQEGGFRESFLNNPLILSSIGAVASDADASRLTVTRLAHQRGFPSPPVTVREFWEKRQIDPREVRRSILFGFADRAPEIKAFYRELATQVLPGEELSSPRGKENLLPPIVCAHFLGLDWREVSRRLFHAHTADQQDIDVGSREAAFEDNLLNRSFAFVGSDGRVSPTTVWDLRGAKPEDTVPYGFWWHRKFPHTLYCYGVNLVTRGPLSGLYEPQIRTLNAIMRECPHFVRMEITSRAGGPGTRWCVFDFADLAAEYDSLP, encoded by the coding sequence ATGACGGCTGCTGAGGTAAAGGCCAACGTTGTCCTTTCGGACTGGGTGGGCCAGACGGTCAGACTACGGGGCAGTAGCGCGGGCTGGAAGTTCGGTCTTTGCCCGTTCCACGACGACCACCACCCCTCGTTCGCTGTGCACGACGGCGAGGGGAGGTGGCGTTGCTGGGTCTGTGGCATTAGCGGTGACATCTTCGACTGGCTTCAGCGCACGGAGGGGCTGACGTTTGGCGAGGCTCTCCGCCGCGTCTGCGACGCCCAGGGTATCACCTACAAGGTTGACCGCAAGGAGGAGCAGCGGCGCGAGGAGCGGCGGGCGGTCTGCGAGACGCTCCAGAGCGCCATAACGTACTTCGAGACTTGCCTGACGGACGACCACCGCGCCATCCTGAGGGAACGGTACAACCTCTCGGACGAGACTATCTCCGCTTTCCACCTAGGCTTCGCGCACCCGGGCTTCACCGAGGCGATGGCTAAGGTGGGGCTTGATAAACTGGCCCTGCGGCGGTGCGGCCTGCTGAACGCAAACGGTCGCTTCACGCTCGAAGGGCGCATTATCGTGCCGTACTTCTGGCACAAGCAGCCCGTCTACCTGTCGGGGCGGCGCTTGTTCGACGACGAGGCGGACCCCAGGTTCAAGTACCTACACCTCCCCCTGAGCGACCGTGACCCTGATGTCTCCCCCTTCATTCGTAAGGTTCTCTTCAACGTGGACCGACTGCCCCGGGCCCAGAAGGTCTACGTAGTGGAGGGTGTCTTCGACGCGATGGCCTTGCAGCAGAGGGCGTGGCTACTCGGCAGCCGAGTGGCCGTGGTGTCGCCCTCGGGCAGCCGCCTGGGTGACCAGCAGGCCGCCCTCCTCCGCAGTTACGCACCGAAGGCCGAGATTGTTATCGTGCCGGACGGCGACCAGGCGGGCCTGGAAGGGGCTATGGACACGGTGGCTACGCTGTTCGAGACGGCGGCCTTCCCGCTCGTCTGGATACTGCCGGTGGGGAAGGACCCCGCGTCACTGGGGGATGCGGTGCTCGACCTCCCCCCGCCGGTTACCCCTGCTCACGCTCTGCTGAGGTTGCTGGGGTCTCCGTCTCCGCAAGAGGCGGAGGAACTGTTCGTGACGAAGGCGGTACCCTTACTAACCCGCTATCCTAAGACGCAACAGGACGAGGCGATAGACGTTGTGGCGGCGGGCTGGGGGATGCACGTCCAGACGCTGCGGAACGCCCTGCGTATGCACGAGCGGGCGGGCGTAGACGGCATTGACCGCTCCCCTGCCGGTTCTATCATCCTGGAGTTCTTCGAGCCGCTGGCCTACCGGCAGACGGAGTGCAGCACCTCCATTGTCCTCTGGTCCCGCCGCAGGGAGACCCCTGTCCACGTAGACCTTCAGAGTATGCGGGCGGCCTACGGGGCCCTGGCTCCCCACGTGGGAGACCTGGAGAGGATTCTCCGCGAACGACTGCCGGACGTTGACGCCAAGGACCGGCACGCTGGCCTGGTCAATGCGATGTATCAGATGAGCAGGCGGCTGCCTCGCTGGGAGGATATGCAGGTGATGAGGTCGGGACTGCACCTGGCGTCGGACGGCTCCCTGATTATCGTTGGGCAGGATCAGATACTTATCAAGCAGCCTGACGCCCCCTGGCGGGCTGCGGATGGGTGCGTCCACGGGGACAAGTTGATGATGCGGGACTTCTCCGAGAGGCGCCCGTGGTTCGAGTTTTCGGTCGCCGACGCTAACCGGCCCCTGGTCATTCCTCCTGAGGATGCCTACGAGTTGCTGTTGGCCGCACTGCGAAAGGGCTGGGGGTGGGTGGCCGAGGACGACGCGGAACTGTGGGCGCTCAACTGCTTCGCGTTAACCTGGAGCACCCTGTGGGACGTGATGCCTTGGCACCACATTACCGCGCCCGCCAGCAGCGGAAAGTCTACCCTATGCGAGGGGTTCCTGGGCGGTCGGGGCTTGTTCAGTTCAATGGGCGGCCCGTTCATCGTCACGGCAGCGGCTGAGGAGGACCCGACGGAAGCGGCGGTGCGCGCTAAGTACAGCGACACTATGCGCGTGCTGATTATGGACGAGTTCGAGGAGACAGAGAAGAACGTCCAGCGCCTCCTCCGTATGATGAGGACCAGCAGGACGGGCGGGGGCAGCATTAGAGGTACGCAGGAAGGCGGCTTCCGTGAGTCGTTCCTCAACAATCCACTGATCCTGTCCAGCATCGGAGCGGTGGCGAGTGACGCGGACGCCTCGCGGCTGACTGTAACCCGCCTGGCTCATCAACGGGGGTTCCCCTCCCCTCCCGTAACGGTGCGAGAGTTCTGGGAGAAGCGTCAGATTGACCCTCGCGAGGTGCGCCGGAGCATCCTGTTCGGGTTTGCCGACAGAGCGCCGGAGATCAAGGCCTTCTATCGGGAGTTGGCGACGCAGGTGCTCCCTGGTGAGGAGTTGAGTTCGCCTCGTGGCAAGGAGAACCTGCTGCCCCCCATTGTGTGTGCGCACTTTCTGGGTCTTGACTGGCGCGAGGTCAGCCGCCGCCTGTTCCACGCGCACACCGCCGACCAGCAGGACATAGACGTGGGTTCGCGGGAGGCGGCGTTTGAGGACAACCTGCTCAACCGTAGTTTCGCCTTCGTTGGCTCTGACGGGAGGGTCTCGCCAACGACGGTCTGGGACCTGCGCGGGGCTAAGCCCGAGGATACTGTTCCGTACGGCTTCTGGTGGCACAGGAAGTTCCCGCATACCCTCTATTGCTATGGGGTGAACCTGGTTACCCGGGGTCCCCTCTCCGGCCTCTACGAGCCTCAGATTCGCACTCTCAACGCGATTATGCGCGAGTGCCCCCACTTTGTGCGAATGGAGATTACTTCCAGGGCGGGCGGTCCAGGAACCCGCTGGTGTGTCTTCGACTTCGCAGACCTCGCTGCCGAGTACGATTCCCTACCGTAA